tcataacaagggctctcaagtggcctaggcaagcgcttcattaagcttgaccaccaattgtcctctgatgatgaggacgactgcgagtcttcgctcacccgcgatgatcactcaccatctcccaatagagatcactcccctcctcatcccttacCATCACCCCCTAGAAGACAGagatctccttctattcctcctcgtccgactccatcttcatcagccccgagaaaagagaagactcctcctcctccatcttcatcagccccgggaAAACCGAATTCTCGTTGTCATTTTTGGATTTTTAATTTAAGAACCAGCGGTGAAGGGTTATTATTGGCGGTTTCAGAGCAATCGGTAGTTATGGGCTGGTAGTGAAGGTCTGTTCTGCAGTAGTGAGCCCGTGCTCTTGAAACCACTGGTTGATGAACAACCTAGTCAAAACAAACAGAACGCTAACTCATGCTGTCTTGGGTCCTTGGAGCATGCCCATTCATGCACCACCGTTTCCTTGTTGAGAAACCATTTCTTCGTCTCTCATCATTAACTCTCATGTCACGTTAGATTTTTACATACTCCACGTGACAAAATATTTAGTGCTATGAAAACTAGCTGAGGTGTGGGAGGGGTAAGAACTGCCCTCATTGGATGGAGATAGTACTGCTAGCTgcattggtgtgcctagttgtaCAGGGATCGGCGTATAAACTAGGTTGAGGTCAGTAGGAGTATTATATGTTTAAGTAAGCTAGCTAGTTTTTTGACCACGTTGGCAGCAGCGGCGTGGCTCATAGCAAGTGAGTTATTTGTGTATTCTCGTGGTCGTACGTGTTTGGAAGACACCATCTTTACCGTCACAGCCTAGGCATTGAGCTGGTGTGATAAAGTAGAGCTATATTTCAGATAACATTTGTAGCAAATATGTACGTATTTCTTTTCTTATGCATGAACACATTACAGACACAGATGCTTACACATACAAGCACCATAATGAATATTTGAGCAAGCTACATGAAAATGACACGGATACATTTATTCGTCTCTAAGAATACATACATTATTAATTCATAAATTAATTGGTTTATTCGAGAGCTACTAACAGTGGAAGATTATCTTCTAGATAGACTCCATATGTCTCTTGAGACTTCGCTGTTCTAAGTTTGGATGAGGTAGAATTAACTCGGAACAGGAGATTATTGTCATGGACTTCCTTCCATGAAAcccggtggtggtggagggagGGATGTATTGGGTGTTGGCCCATCCTCTACAATGAACACTGCAGCCATGCCCATCGCCAAATGGAACTCGAAGTGGCAATGCATGAACCATGCCCCTGTATGCACCAAACAAAACAAACCATGAATTAGATCTCCTTGGAGTTCAACTTCTGTGTCCAACTAAAAAAATTATGACAAGATTCAATCTTTTCAAAAAAATGTAAACCTCGTTTTTCAAGAAGTCAAATGTTCTCGTCATAAATATTAGTGAATTTTATATAATTCGTTAAATTTATGACTATTTGACTTCTTAGAAAGCGAGATATATTGTTTTTGGGATGTTAGAGGGAGTATATTTAAAGAAAACCATAAATTACGTTATAACATTTTAGTGGTTTATTTATAACATCAAAATAGTGAATATATAGTTGGTCAAATTATCTTTGTAGACTATATGTCGATGTCATGCTAAATGCCACAAATTTTGTACCAGTGATTGAACGGACGCACACGCAAATCAAACACACGTACTAACCTGGATTGTCGGCGACAAATCTGATGGCCGCCCAGCCAAGATTGGGGACGAGGACGGTGTTCTTCCTCGCCGGGTTCACCAGGTTGAACTTGGCTTCATCCTTGGCCGCGTCATAGTTGCCGATCCCCTGCGCGAGGACGAACATGTCGTGTCCATGGAGGTGCATCGGGTTGGAGTCGCTCTGCAGCATGGCCGTGCTCTGGAACACGATGTCCACCACGTCGCCGTGCCTGAACCGCCGCACCACCGTCGCCCTGGACGTCGGCTCCAGCCGCATCTCCACGGGCCCGAACGGGATCAGGGCCGGGTCGGTGTAGTTGAACGCGCTCGGCGGATGGTCGGGGAGCCCCGCCGTGCCCACCACGCCGTTGCCGCCCCGGCGGTAGTAGTGCGCCTCGAGGATCGGCGTCGCCGTCGCGTCGTGGAAGGAAACGTTGTTCATGTTTGCAATCACCTGGTTGCTCTTCGGCTCGTCCCCTCTCTTGCACGACTTGCGGCCGTGCCGGCAGATGGAGCCCAGCCCGAGCGTGACGTAGAGCCGCTCGTCTGCGCGCGCCGGCACCCGCGCGCGCTGCCGGTGCCGGAGGCCCGTCAGGTTGCCGTGGAAGTAGAAGGACTTGATGGTGTCGTGCTGGTGCGGCATCTCCGGCGCCACGACGTCGGCGCGGCTCGAGTTGGTGACCCCGCCGGTATACTGCAACGTCCCTCGGGTGGCGAACTCCGGTGTCTGCGTGTCCGGCGGAGGCGCCTGGATCGGCTGGGCGGCGATGTAGTACCTGCCGGGTGCCGCGTCGGCGACGACCAGGGCGTCCATCGTCTCGCCCGGCGCGATCACGATGACGTCCGTGGTGTAGGGCGTGACGTAATTGGAGTCAGCGGCGACCACCGTGAACTTGTGCCCGGCGATCTTGATGAAGTACTCGGAGAAGAGCGCTGCGTTGATTATTCGCAGCAGGTACGTCTTGCCGGGCTCCACGTCCAGCACGTACCCATCTTCGAAGACGCCTGCAAATTCAGCACCTTGTGAGTAAATTTGTTCATATATGTACCATGTGAAAGGAATTCTTTTGGATCTGCATGGACATATATCTACGCATATGTAGCTAGGTATAGTAGTATACTCGTGCAGTTACAAAATAAATGATGTGCTTAGACTTTAGACAACAACATCATATACAAGGATAAAACTTTGACTAATAATATGTTATATAAAATATTGGTTAACAAACAATTTAATAAATTAACtgtgttttatacaaatttgttCATATCATTTTCAAATATCTAGTCTCAACataaatgaaataaattttgaACCAAACATTTACAACCTGaatgaaggggggggggggggggggggagtataTAATAAGGCCGGTCTCAATAGGCGTTTCATAGAAGTTTCATGGACATTAAATAAGGTAACATGTCATAATATACATGAAGAGATATGATAAATAATTGATAGGATGAAATGAGTTTCATGGAATAATACTTGTCTACACTGTTTTTAACGTATAAGAGTCTGGGAAATGGCCTAAGAATAAGAGGGGTTGACTAGCTACCGGAGCAGTTGAAGAGATCTCCAAGCTTGCCGTTGATTGTGGACCCACTGGAGAATTCGTCATATAGACCTCTCGAAAAATTCCTGTCCACCGCTGCAAGGTCCTTCTCCCACCATTCCCCTGCCATGCACATATATCACAGCAGCTCAGCTGAGAAACTCTGCTGAATTGCTGGTaagtgatatttatttattcattCATCGGTGAAAAACAAACCTATGAGAATGGGGATCTCTTTGTGAGGCTTGGGAAATGGGTAGGAGGCGGCGCCGTTCCGGGGTCGTATGATGAGAGCGCCATAGATGGTTCCCCGGAGGAAGGCGTCGTGGGCGTGCCACCACAGGGTGCCTTCCTGTCCGGCGACGTCGAACTGGTAGGTGAAGTTGCCGTTGGGCCGGATGGGGCGTTGTGTGACCATCGGCACCCCATCGTTCCAACAGTTTCGCATCTGATACACTCCATGCCTGGATGAACGAAAACGGGCTCAAATATAGCTAGCACTTTGAATATCTACGTCAGGTTGGAGTTATATGTCTATGAAATTATTTAAAGGAACTGTCTAGTTATATAGTACATATAACGTAGGAATAATAAGATTGTTAATTAAAGGAACGAAAATCACAAAAATATATGCCGAGCTTTTAGAGGGTTTAACAATTGAGATACCAATGGATTGTGAGGTTGTAGGGCGACTTGTTGACAACGTGCACGATCACTGTGTCTCCCTCGGTGACCTCTATGGTCGGCCCCGGCAACTGCCCGTTCACCACAGTGACCGGAATCTCGTTGCACATGTGCGTCATATTCACCTGGCTCACCTGCTCATCAATCAATGCAATTCCACcagcgcatgcatgcatgcccacAATGTTCAGTAACACACTTCAGCAGCGGCAAATTAAATAATACTGCGAGCTAATGGTCGTGCTCATACCACGAACGTGTGCTCGACGGTAGCCGCCGCCACCGGCGGTACGGCTGTGGCCGAGAGAATGATGGAGACGGCAACAACGGTGACAGCAGCTGCCATCGGGGACAgcaacgacgatgacgatgaccgaAATGGTTTCATTGTGTTGTTTTGCTGTGCTTTGTATAGTTTGTTTCAAATGCTCTGCACGTCTACTTCTATATGTGGTGTGTGTTGATATGTGGCAGGATGTATGTTTGAGCTGAATATATAGCAGAGCAGACATGGTAGCGTCCTCAGGAAGCAGCATGATCTATAcgactaaataaaataaatagcaGCAACCTGATCCGGTCAAGATGAAACTAGTAAGTGTAGTTACCTGCGTAATCACAGTTGATTTCAGAAGTCTAAGCACGTGGCTTTGTAATCAATCCTAACTGAGGCTTTGCGGCGCCACCAATCACTGCCTTGTCCCATGAATCATCCTTGCATCTTATTATCATAATACTAAGGAAGACGTCTTTTTTAGTAATACAACAAGGGGCTCTTGCATTGTTACCCCTGTTTTGTATTAAAATTGTGGTTTTGCTcctatttttttaactttgtgaatttacccttGTGTTTTCAAAACGAAGCACCACTTTGCCCCTATTCCGTCATCCTCCCCCAATGGTGTTAACTTTTATACAAAATGACAAAGATGCACatgtgattttgcccctggttTCTAAAGCTATCTGTGATTTAACCCCTGATTTATAACAATACATTTATATTGTATTTTAACAAAAAAAATGGTTAGATTTGGCCAAATAAATTTGGCACAATTTATAATTATTTTAAATCACTTTTAATATTGAAAAAATATTTAAAATTTTAGTAGCATCTTAGCAAAATTTTAATAGCATTACGGCAACAATAGGAATCCATCTGTCGTTCCGAGATCACCCCAACACCAATGCCATGAAGAAATAATACTTATGAAATGATCTCAGCCAAACATATCTCCTTCGTGCAACACAGCAACAGGCAAATGGGACTCCACAAAGAAGCAGTCAAGAAACTTCGAACTGGAAAGCAGcctcgacgacgacgacagcgGCAAGTGCATGGACATCGTGCCGTACAGGTACCAGCAGCACAATAATGGGAAAGCTGCGAGCCATGGCAGCAAGCACATGCACTCCTATGAGGATGTGCATTGGAGAAGAAGCAAGGAGAGCACCACGTCGATCTCCAGGAGCCGTACGTTCTCTCTCACAAACACGCCGTACCACAACGATTGGCTGCCTACGACCGTGCCCCGCCACCGCCCTGCAGGCTGCCGACACCCCGTGCGACGCCGAAGCACTGCGGCCCGCGCGCCGCTGCCGTCCTGTGCGCCGCGCGTTGACACCCTGTGGCCTACGTGTCGTCGCCGCCCCGCGTGCTGCCGCCGCCGGACTCCGCTCGGTTGCCGTCCTGTGCGCCGAGCGGCACGGCATCCGCACCACGGGCTTGGGCcgagcgccgccgctgccctgtGCATGCCGGGCACCGCCGCTGCTCCGCCCGTGACCGAGCACCGCGGCCGGGATCCGCCTTGGCCCTGTGGGTCGGGACGAGCAGGAGGCTCAAGATAAGATAAGGGGCAATTCGATCTTTTAGCCTATGTGTTTTgggattttgagtttttttaatttatttattcCAGTCAATCTAATGGACGTGCGAACCAGGGGCAAACAGATGATTCGTTTcaaaataacaaggtcaaaatcacaaagttaaaaaaagaagggtaaaatcacaattagactTCTAGACAGCGGCAACAACATAATTTTCCCAATAAAATATGGACAAGTCAGAAGGTGACGCGAAACGGTCAAAGTCATTGTTATCTGCGTGATCACTCTTTGGATGTCCAAAAAACTTTTTGGTTGTCAACTTAGCTCCATAATATAATATAGCAAGGAGTAAACTATTTGTCTGCTTAAAGGATATATATATCGATGTGTAGTCAGTGAGATTGAAACAACACTATTGGCGAAACATGTCTGCATTCTTGATTCTACTTGAATGCTTCTCGATCGTCAGCAACACTATTGGCTACAAATAAATGGCAAAGAGTTTAGACGACTTCCAGCTCCCCTTTGTTTCACTAGGCTGGGCGTGGACTCTTCTATCTCATTACCAACCTCTACCAACCTCGTATAACATGTCCTCCCTGTGACATTATAGACGCCGTACAACATAAGGTGTCTCGATCGTGTCTGTATATACATGTCGTATATATTTGCCTACTCTAAGTATTTCAATTCAACATGTATAATGTTTGGTTTATTCTACTTGAATGCTTCATTTAACCAGGTTGGATGTGCAATCCAGTTACTTCAGCTGCTTTGACTTTGTTTGAAGGATAAAAAAACTACCTTTGGCAACTATAGTTAGATGCAGGAATGAAATGCATGCCTggtagtaatttactgtaaagaTCATTTTGACTAGTTTATAACCTTTTTCAGGTAGATTGCATGGGGTAGAATCTTGGAAACTTTTTGTAGGTTCAGATTAATGTGATGGTAGGTTGATTAATTATTGGGCCAATTCATTTTGACATGTCACCTGGTCAAATAATGTGGCAAATACATGTAGCCTCTATGACGGTCCAATGGAAGTTGCTTGCTAACTGATCATATTCCATACTCCTCTCTATTCGGATATAAGTCCATTAGGACTGTCCTTAGTCAAACACCTATAAAAGTGACCATCAATGGCTAGAATTTTGTGTTTATTATTGACACCACAAGATTTACGTAAAAAGTGACCATTcgtgaattttttaaaaaaagagcAACTGATAAATATAGTTGTTATGATAAACATACAGCTTGCCACAGTGACCATAATATTACTGAGATAGCATCCATAACACAACCTTGTAGCCTATATGGATAACAGGAAATGCATGGCTGTTGTTTACTGTAAAGATCATTTTGATTAGTTTATTACCTTTCAGGTAGATTGGAAGAGGTCGAATCTTGGAAAGTTTTTGTAGGTTCAGATTAATGATATGGTAGGCTGATTATATTATTGTAAATGGCAGGCGCGGTCATCTGGTGCCGGTTCATTTTCATATGCCACCTGGTCAAATATTTGTGTCACATATATATGTAACCTGTACGATGGTCCAATCCGATGTTGGATTTTAACCACTAGTGCAGGGGTGGGTttcagtcccggttgggaaatccCCTCTAGTCCTGGTTTTCCAACCGAGACTgtcaatccgggactaaaggcccggCTTTAGTCCGGGTCCTCTCAACCGTGATTGATCTGGGACTTCtaccaaccgggagtagaggCGGCTCTAGCCCGGGCCCCAGGCGTTGCCACGTATTACACCTCCAGTCCCGATTGGTTATACCAACCAGGACTGAatgtctctttttttcttttctttcttttcttttcttttatagttTCTTTGCATTGAATATTGTATGCACATATTAAGAGTGAAACTAATTAAGTAAGATGCTGTATATTACAATGATCATCCATCCCATAATCAAATTTCATACAAACCATAATAAATGTAAACCAAGTCATTACACACTACATGTCCAAGTACTCCCTAAAGTTCATGCAAAGATAGTATGTCACCACTAATACCTAATGAAGTTGACTTTCTCGTATTTTTAATTCGATGAAGTATAGGTCACCCATGTGGTATCCAAAAATATCATTGATGAAGAGCAACGCATTAACTActgcactctcccttgcttcacaaCTACGAGCACATGGTCTACTAACGACGTTTAACGGTGCTCGAGAAGTCGGTGGGTCTCCCCTCTTAGTCGCAAGCAGCTTTGCCTAAAATCCTTCCGTAGTGAGTGTTGGCCATTTATGAGCATATTTTCAATCATAACCCAATTGATACATTGTCTGGTTTAGAGTGGCTTCAAAACTACATCCTTTGTAGGTTAAGTCATAGTCCTCAACCTGTAAGTTTTGGCAGAAAAAAGGTTATGAGAACCAAGCTTTGCAACATATAACAACAAATCCAGATATAAGCTATGAGTTCGACTTCAACTTTACCACATTATTTCGGTTGTTCTGAGCAATGCTTGCACAAAAGCCCTCAACATCATGACGCGTGTCCGCATTTATAGCTTGTATCAGTACCGAGGATAGTGTAGGCAGGGTGTACCCAATATTCGCAAGCTTAGTTACACATGCAATGACAACATATTTTTTGTGCAATAGTCTGCTGGGGTGCCTTTATTCTTATCTCTGAGATTTGTACAACACCTCTACCCCTCCTAGCAGCGATGGAAAAGTCAATTGGACATTGGATTAATGGACCATTATCTACATGAAAGGTGTGAACAACCacttacaccaaaatttgagagtCTCTTTAAGCCAAATGATTGGGTCAATTACCTACGGTACATTTAAGaatcacatatatatacatatcataAAATATAGTTATACAAGCGTATTTGACACATTAATTTATTAGAAACATATAGAGCTGCTTACTATGCTTGGATGATAAAACGGTACATCTAGCAACACTAGATCGAATCCCATACACTTT
This sequence is a window from Miscanthus floridulus cultivar M001 chromosome 10, ASM1932011v1, whole genome shotgun sequence. Protein-coding genes within it:
- the LOC136485827 gene encoding laccase-15-like → MKPFRSSSSSLLSPMAAAVTVVAVSIILSATAVPPVAAATVEHTFVVSQVNMTHMCNEIPVTVVNGQLPGPTIEVTEGDTVIVHVVNKSPYNLTIHWHGVYQMRNCWNDGVPMVTQRPIRPNGNFTYQFDVAGQEGTLWWHAHDAFLRGTIYGALIIRPRNGAASYPFPKPHKEIPILIGEWWEKDLAAVDRNFSRGLYDEFSSGSTINGKLGDLFNCSGVFEDGYVLDVEPGKTYLLRIINAALFSEYFIKIAGHKFTVVAADSNYVTPYTTDVIVIAPGETMDALVVADAAPGRYYIAAQPIQAPPPDTQTPEFATRGTLQYTGGVTNSSRADVVAPEMPHQHDTIKSFYFHGNLTGLRHRQRARVPARADERLYVTLGLGSICRHGRKSCKRGDEPKSNQVIANMNNVSFHDATATPILEAHYYRRGGNGVVGTAGLPDHPPSAFNYTDPALIPFGPVEMRLEPTSRATVVRRFRHGDVVDIVFQSTAMLQSDSNPMHLHGHDMFVLAQGIGNYDAAKDEAKFNLVNPARKNTVLVPNLGWAAIRFVADNPGAWFMHCHFEFHLAMGMAAVFIVEDGPTPNTSLPPPPPGFMEGSP